In a single window of the Chelonia mydas isolate rCheMyd1 chromosome 8, rCheMyd1.pri.v2, whole genome shotgun sequence genome:
- the LOC102944936 gene encoding leukocyte cell-derived chemotaxin-2, with product MFPLKLIVFIALVSTVAAGPWGQICAGNPSNKVRGCDIKGCGKYGATRKSRDGTIRRHLGVDVVCNDGSTVYAPFSGTIERKVIPYKINNAINNGILLRGSGFCVKMFYIKPVKYQGQIAKGNKIGVMLPMQKVYPGITSHVHIENCNKSDPTGNL from the exons ATGTTCCCACTCAAATTGATTGTTTTTATTGCCTTGGTTTCCACTG ttgctgCAGGACCGTGGGGACAAATATGTGCTGGGAATCCTTCAAACAAAGTAAGGGGCTGTGATatcaaaggatgtggaaaatacGGCGCTACAAGGAAATCAAG AGATGGCACCATAAGACGACATCTAGGAGTGGATGTTGTATGCAACGATGGATCAACAGTGTATGCTCCTTTTAGTGGTACTATTGAGAGAAAAGTTATCCCCTATAAAATCAATAATGCCATTAATAATGGAATCCTACTCCGTGGATCAG GTTTCTGCGTAAAAATGTTCTATATCAAGCCTGTTAAATACCAAGGCCAGAtcgcaaagggcaacaaaattggaGTAATGCTGCCAATGCAAAAAGTGTATCCTGGTATAACATCTCACGTTCATATTGAGAACTGTAACAAATCAGATCCTACTGGTAACttataa